ATTAAAGATAATCAAGGGGTTGAAAGAGCTTTTAAAGGAATACGACCTGCAGTTGTTGCACTTATAGCTGCTCCAGTTATAAGACTTGGGCAATCCGCTAAGATTAATAGAAAGACTATAATAATCCCTATTGCAGCTGCAGCTCTTGTAGCTTTTTTAAAGATTACTGCTGTGTACATAATCCTTGCTGCTGCAGTGTTAGGAATACTTTATGGAAAGCTTCAAGAAAAGCAAAAGGAGGGAAAATAAATGGTACTTTTAGATATTTTTATTACCTTCTTTAAAATAGGCTTGTTCAGTTTTGGCGGCGGCTATGCAATGCTTCCTCTAATACAGCAGGAGGTTACCATAGCACATGCTTGGATAACAACTACTGAATTTATAGATATTGTTGCAATATCTCAGATTACACCGGGACCAATTGCTATAAACTCAGCCACCTACATAGGCTTTAAAGTAGCAGGCATAATTGGTTCTACCGTTGCAACTCTTGGTGTAATTATGCCTTCTGTTATTATAATGATTATTATCTCCAGATTCTTCATCAAATTTAAAAACAACAAATACGTTGAATATGCCTTTCTAGGCTTAAGACCAACTACAGTCGGTCTAGTAGCAGCTGCTGCAATACTTGTAGCCTACGGTTCCTTTATAGACTACAAAAGCATCATAATATTTGCACTAGCCTTCTTCGCCTCCTACAAATACAAAATTGACCCAATCCTTTTAACTATCCTCTCAGGAATTGCAGGTTACATACTTTACTAGGAGTAACTTGTTGTACTAGTTACTTCTATAATCTCCGCGAGAAGGTATAAAAAATGCTGTATGAGCTGTTCGCTTCACATGAAGTTCTAAGGCTCAGAGTAGACATAAACCAAGTGTTTTCGTAAAACTTGCTTCGCTTCAAACAAACGAACAACACTAAGATTTATGCCTACTCCTTCGCCAAGAACTTCTAGTTGTTTGCTCAATGCTCATTTCGCATATTTTATACCTTCTCGCTGGGTTAGGCTTTAACTAGCACAGCAGGTTAAGTAGCAAAAATATATCCAATGCTATCCTTCATCAACCCAAGTTGCAAAAACTGCAATTGGGTGTAGCTGCTGAAGTTAGCTAAAATATATAAGATTTGTGAAATGAGCATTGAGCGAGTACTAGAAGCTCTTAGCGAAGAAATCGGCATAAAACCTTAGTGTTGTTCGTTTGTCTGAGGTACGAGGTTAAAAGCCTAAATGGCTTTTAACGGGCAACTTAGCCAATGGCAATTGGCGCTCTTAAGTTGCCCCGTGATCACGAAAACACTTGGTTTTATGCCGATTTCAAGCTTAGAGCTTCTTTTGCAGCGAACCGCTCATAGAATATACTTTATATATCATCGCGTAATTCTCAACTACACCCAAAGCTGCCGCTTTATTTTTTCATAACCTTTGCCGACATTAAAGCTTTTGCTATGAGTTCACCTTTATTGTCTGTCATGCTTACTTCTATTTTGCAAAAATTTCGTCCCATATCTATTACTTCAGTAATAATCTCAATATGGCTATCCACCTGTACAGGCCTCATAAAGTAGGTAGATATGCTGTCTACAGTTATATTTATATTGTTTCTCTGTCTTAGGGTCATAATCCCCATAGTTGATAAAAGCATATTTAATGCACTCCAGGACGCTGTTCCAATCGGGTCAAGCATTTCAGGAATTATTTTACCTGAAAAATGCATTCCTTCTCCTCTTTCATCAAACTCAAAATTTTTCAGCAACAAGTCTTCTATGGTCTCTCCAACTTGAGGCTGTCTTGATATATATTGAAGCGCTTTTATTACATCATGTCTGCTCACAACTCCAATAAGCTTCCTTCCATCTACAACAGGACAAAGCTCAATGCCTTCCCAACCCATTATATGTGCTGTATAAGCAGCTGTGGTTTTTGGAGTTACAGTTATAATGTTTTTAGTCATATAGCTGCTTATGAAATCATCATCATCTATATCATTAATAGGCATGTCCTTTAAGGTTATAATTCCTACTACCCTCATTTCCTTATCAACAACAGGGTATCTTTCATGCTTTGTTTCAGCCACCAGACCCTTCCAATGTGCAATCCTGTCACTATCTGAAAGGTACACAGGTTCTGTTATCATAATATCTTCAACTAAGATTATATCCTTCTTAATAAGATTTTCTGACATAGCCTTGTTTATCATTGTTGCAGTAGTAAAGGTATCATAGGTCGTAGATATTATAGGCAAGCCTTTTTCATTTGCAAGCTTCTTAATTTCTTCACTGGTGCCAAAGCCCCCTGTTATAAGCACAGCACAATCATTCATTAGCGCCAGCCTATGTACCTCTTCTCTGTTTCCTGCTATAAGCAGACAATTAGGACTTAAATATTTTGGTATCATATCCAAGGTCATAGCACCTATAATGAACTTATTTAATGATTTATGAACTCCATCTCTTCCACCAACTAAAGTACCATCTACTATATTTACAACTTCACCATAGGTAAGAGCTTCTATGCTCTTTTTTTCTACCTTTTCTACTCTAACGGTTCCAACTCTAGGTATAGTAGTAACTATGCCCATAGTATCACAATCTTTGATGGCTCTGTAGGCAGTACCATCGCTAACCCCCAAATCATTAGCAATACTTCTAACAGAAATCTTTGCACCGACCTCTAGTGAAAGTATATGCTTAATGATATCCTCGTGCTTTGACATATGCTATAGCCCCTCTTTCCTTAGCTCATCAGCTATCTTTTCAATTCGCCTTAGTCTGTGGTTAACTCCAGACTTTCCAACAGGAGGACTTAGTAAATCTCCAAGCTCCTTTAAAGATTCATCTGGATACATAAGCCTGAGCTCTGCAATTTCTCTCAAGTTTTTAGGAAGCCTCTGAAGGCCTATCTCATTTTGTATAAGTTTTATGCTTTCAACCTGTCTTATTGCAGCATTGACAGTCTTGCTTAAGTTTGCAGTTTCACAGTTTACAAGTCTGTTTACATTATTCCTCATCTCTTTCATTATTCTAACGTTCTCAAGCTCTAAGAGTGAGGAGTGAGCACCTATTATATTCAAAAGATCTACAATCTGCTCGCCTTCTTTTATATAAACAATATAGCTTCCTTTTCTTTGTATTACCTTTGAAGAAATGCTGTAGCTGTTTATAATCTTGCTTAGCTGCTCAGCATATTCCTCGTGATGAGTTACAAACTCAAGATGATAGGTTTTTTCCGGGTTGCTTATGCTGCCGCCTCCAAGAAAAGAACCTCTTATATAAGCCTTTTTGCATTCATCATTTTTTAGAAGCTCCATAGGAATTCCATAATCCAAGGATATAATTCCCTCACTGCTGCTTAGAACTCCCATTTCCTTCAAAAGACTTCTAACTCCCATATCCTCAGATATAACAACCATGTATATATTATTCTTTTTAAAGGAGTTGCCCTTTTTTACAAGAAGCTTTGTATGGATATTAAAATATTGCTTTAAAAGCTTGAACATCCTTCTTGCTATAGATGGATTTTCAGTTGTAACTCTAAAGCTAAGCTGCTTGTTTCCACCTAAGGATAAGGTTCCACTGACCTTCATAACCGCAGCTAATTCTGACTTTGCTTCCTCTCTTGTGAGCTCTCCTATTCTGCAAACCTCACCTTTTACCTTTGCTGAAAATGACATAATCTTATTTTCCTCTGCTTTCCTTCAGTCTTTCAGATAAATAGAAGTATTCTATAATCTTCTTTCTATCAAATAGGAGCTTCTTATCCATAATGGTCTCAATAAGTATTGCTGCAAGCTTTTCAGGATCATGCCTTACAAGACCATTTTTAGTGCTGACAAAATCTCCCTCTATAATCTTTACATTCATAGCTTCAACTTCTTTTTCATCAATAGTAACCAGCTTTGAATGTTCCTCTAAATACCGTTCTTCAAGCTGCTTGCTTATTCTTCCTACATTAACTACTACATAATCTATTATTTCAGCACCACCGTGCTTAATTATCGCCTTTATATGATCTTCAACTCCAAAGTCATCTGTTTCACCAGGTTGTGTCATTACATTAGCTACATATATTTTTACTGCTTTAGTTTTTTGGACTGCCTTAGCTATATCTTCAACTAAAAGATTAGGTATTACACTGGTATAAAGGCTTCCTGGTCCAAGTATTATGGCATCTGCTTCTTTTATAGCCTGCACAGCTTCACGTAGTGGTCTGGCATTGCCAGGTTCAAGAAAAACTCTATCTATAGGGCTCTTATTTTCATATACACTATCAGGAATTTTCGATTCCCCTTCAACAATAACACCATTCTTAAGCTTTGCTTTTAAAATTACATTGTCTAAGGTAACAGGCAGAACCTTTCCTGTTACAGCAAGTACTGAACTCATCTTTTGCACTGCTTCTTCAAAGTTACTTGATATTCCATCCATTGCGGCTAAAAAAAGATTTCCAAAGCTTTGATTTTCAAGCCTTCCACTTTTAAACCTGTATTGCAGCAGCTGTTCCATTAAAGGCTCTGTATCTGCAAGTGCAAGTATGCAGTTTCTTATATCTCCAGGAGGAAGAATTCCAAGATCCTGTCTTAAGTCCCCAGAACCCCCTCCATCATCAGCAACAGTAACAACAGCTGTTATATTTGAGGTATAGTGCTTTAAACCTCTAAGCATGGTGGAAAGTCCTGTTCCACCTCCGATAACAACTATTTTAGGTCCCTTTACTAAAAGCCTTTTTTCGTATATTAGGTTTTCAAGCTTTCTAGAGTCTAGAGATACATTTATATAACCCTTGTTTATAAGAAATATAAAGGAACGCATTCCTTGATTCACAGCAAGATAAAGCACAAAAGTGCCTGCTGCTATTAAGAATACATAAAAGGATATATAGTATATGCTGTACAACTTATGCTGAACCCACTCCACAAGTCCAAAGGCTATCATTAGAACACCTAAGGCGCCAAGCAAAATCCACCTCTTTACCCTAATGCCTGGCTTTAGCCAATCCATTGACTTCATAGCTTAACCCCACCCTTATTTATATCTTCATGGATATCTCTATGGTCTATATTAACCTTATAGCCGCAATTTTGAAGTCTTTGATAGGTTTCATTTGCTATAGACACAGAGCGATGTCTTCCACCTGTACAGCCAATTGATATTATAAGCTGTCTCTTGCCTTCTTTTAGATAATGAGGAAATAAAAAGGTAACCATATCTAAAAGCTTATCTGTAAAAATATTAGTCTCCTCAAAGCTGAATACATAATCCTTTACAGGCTTATCATTTCCTGAAAAAGGCTTAAGCTCTGGAATATAAAAAGGGTTTGGTAAAAATCTTACGTCAAATACCAAATCTGAGTCTACAGGGATTCCATATTTAAAGCCAAAGGAAAGCACTGTTACCATAAGCTCATTTTCAATTTGTCCTTCCTCTGAATAAATTGCTGTAAGCTTATCCCTAAGCTCTCTCGTTGAAAGCTTTGTTGTATCTATAATATTGTTAGCCCTGTCCTTAACTTCCTTAAGTCTGTTTCTTTCCATAGTTATTCCATTTAATATTCTTCCATCTGGAGCTAATGGATGTTTTCTTCTGGACTCCTTAAATCTCTTTATAAGAGTTTCATCGTTGGCATCAAGGAATAGTATTTCATACTTAAAGCCTTGATCATTAAAATATTTTAAACTCTCAAACAAATCGTCGAAGAATTTTCCACCTCGAATATCTATAACTAAAGCAATCTTATCTATTTTACCATCTGTTTGTGAACATGCATCTGCAAACTTTGGAATTAAAGTTGCAGGCAGATTATCTACACAAAAGTATCCCAAATCCTCTAGGCAGCGTATTGCCTGACTTTTTCCCGCACCTGATAAACCGGTTATTATAACAAATCTCATATAAATCCTCCTTCGAAAAAAGCGAAAAATCACTAGTACAACCCTTACAGCCTGTTTTTTAAATATCACCTAATAGTAGTACAGTTCTATTCTTATATTATAACACAAATTTTATTTATTCTTAATTATATACTATATCTGTATTATTTTATACCGTGTTAATTCATAATCTATTATTTATATAATACAAAAGTTCTAAAATACTAACAATGTCCCAAAAATCCTTAAAAACTGGATATTTTGTGACATTGCTAGTATAAGAACTTTATTGCATTATATAGATATCATAGAGAAAAGCTATAATTTGGTGCAGAAAATGAAAATTTTTCAAAAATAAAGCGTGATTATACACCACGCTTTAATGATTATTTTTAGTTTGCTACCTCAAGAGCCTGCTCATTTAGTATTTCTGTCAAAGCTTTGATTAATGCCTTGTTTTGCTCTTCAGTTCCAATGGTGATTCTCATCCAACCTGGCATTCCCAGCAGGTATCCTGGTCTTATAATAATCCCTCTTTTTAAGAGTTCATTGAATACTAACTTATCATCTAATTTTGAAGCTGCCATGATAAAATTAGCATTTGTTTCAATATAATCTAGGCCAAGTCTTTTAAACTCAATATACAATTTTTCTTTTTCCTGCCTGTTAGTTTCGTATACAAGCTGTAGGTATTCATTATCCTTTAATGCTGCAACAGCAGCCTTTTGTGCAAAGAGATTTACGTCGAAGGGGCCTATGACGGTGTTAAGATAATTTGTGAATTCTTCATTTGCTATTCCGTAGCCGCATCTTAAGCTTGCTAGGCCATAAGCCTTTGAGAAGGTTCGAAGGATTATAAGATTTGGATATTTGTCTAAAAGTGAAATTGAATCTGGATATTGATCATCAGTTACGTATTCGATATAAGCTTCATCCATTATAAAGATAACGTTTTCAGGAATCCTGCTTATTATGCGCTCCAAATCCTCTTTTCTAAATATTGTGCCTGTAGGATTATTTGGATTGCAAAACCATATTATTTTTGTCTTAGCAGTTATGCTGTCTACCATTTTATCTACGTCCAGACCGTGATTTTTCATTGGTACAAAAACTGATTTTCCCCCCATTAGTTTTGTACCAGCATCATAGCGGGAAAAAGTTACCTCTGCCATAATGCTTTCATCCCCTGGACTAATAAAAGTGCTGCAGATTGCTCTGATTAAGAGGTCTGAGCCTGTACCGCAAAATACTTGACTTGATTTTACTGCCAGTTTTTTTGCTATTGTTTCTTTAAGTTCATAATTTGATGCATCAGGGTACAAGCATGCTTCTTCAATAGCTTCTTTTAAAGCTTGCTTTACCTTTGGAGAACAACCCAATGGGTTTTCATTGGATGCCAGCTTTATAACCTCTGTAAGGCCTAGTTCTCTTTTGACCTCGCTAATAGGCTTGCCAGCAACATACCTCTCCAATCCCAAGACCTCTTCCCTGATACAATACCCCATAAAAATTCCCCCATTCATAAAATATAATGAACAATTGACAATTGAGAATTGAGAATAATAGTTGAAAATCCCCTGAGGGATTTTCTGCATTTATTGCCAATTGTTAATTGTCAATTGTTAATTGACTTAGTCTTCCCCAATGATTCTAACCTCAGTATCAAGGTCAATATTATATCTCTCTTTTATGGTATGTTGTACGTGAGCTATTAAATTTAATATATCTGACGCTGTAGCATTGTCCTTATTTATTATAAAGCCTCCATGCTTTTCAGAAACCTGAGCTCCTCCTAAACTGAAGCCCTTTAACGCACTTTCTTCTATAAGTTTGCCTGTAAAATATCCTTCAGGTCTTTTAAAGGTGCTGCCTGCTGATGGATACTCAAGAGGCTGTTTATCTTCTCTTTTTTTAGTTAAATCATCTATTCTTTGTTTTATTTTCTCATATTCACCATAAACTAGCTTAAAAGTTGTTTCCAGCACTGTGTATTCATACTTTTGAATTGCGCTCATTCTGTAACCGAGCTCCAACTCCTCTTTATTTAAAGTTAATAAATTTCCACTTTTATCAACAACCAATGAGCTTTCAATAACTTGGCTTATTTCTCCGTTATAAGCACCTGCATTCATGGTTACTGCACCACCTACGGTTCCTGGTATTCCACAGGCAAATTCAAAACCTGTAAGCTTGTTCTCAAGTGCTGCATCAGACACCTTGCACAAATCAGCACCGCACTGAACTACTATTTTTTCGCCTTCTACTGTTATATTATCAAGCTTAGTAAGCTTAACTACTATTCCCCTAAGCCCGCCATCTCTAACTAATAAATTTGAACCCTTGCCCACTATGTAATATGGTATATTGTTCTCATTACACAGCTTTATAACACTTACTACCTGATTATAATTTTGAGGAGTGACCAAAACATCTGCTGGTCCGCCTACCTTGAAGGAAGTATGATTTTTCATTGGCTCATCTATTGCTATATTGTTTATATCTAAAATATTATAAAGCTTAGTGCTGAATTCTTTGTATTGATTCATCGTACATCTCCTTGAAATTATTAAAAATACACATTTTAAGTATAATGGATAATATATACTTTAATCAAGCTGTAAGTCCTCTAATTTTCCCTTATTTTTCAAATACCTGAGAATTTTACCGCTTTTCGTGTTCATTATTAGCTCCTCTGGCATTTCCACTTCCATAAGCAGCTTATGCGCATGTTCGAATTTTCCAATCTGGAAACAGCTGTGTGCATCGCTTCCTATGGTTATGCTAACACCATATTCTCTGCAGAGTCTTGCTACCTTTTTACAGGTTTCAAGACTTCCTGCTCTTGAGCCACTCTCAGGAAGAGAACTGTTGTTTATTTCAATTAACACCTTGTATTCTTTAGCAGCTTTAACTACTTCTTCTTCATATATAGGAAAAGCTGGATTTCCACAGTGACCAATTATGTCCACATAAGGATTTTTCATAGCAGCTATCAATGCATTGGTGTTCTTCTCTCTGCTTCCAGGCTCAATGCATACATCATGTAAACTAGCTATTATTATATCCATTTTTTTCTGAAGTCTATCAGGAATATCCAAATTTCCATTAAAATCTATTATATTAGCTTCACAGCCCTTAAGTAAAGTTACTCCGTAAATTTGCCTCGGAAGTACTTTTAGGTTTGAAAAGTAAAATATATGAGGCCCTCCAGGCATCTTAGGGCCGTGGTCTGTAGCTGCAAGTACCTCTATTCCATTATCTGAAGCGTACTTTATATTTTCCAGCAGAGTGTTATACGCGTGACCACTGGCAACAGTATGGGTATGAGTATCAATCACGTAATTCATGATGTCCCTTCTTTCGTTTTCTCATAAAAATAAAAATTTAATTGTTTTCTTTAGCTTTGCTAAAATAATCTACTATACACTGAGCTGCCTTTTTATCTATTGACTCGGTCTCAATAAGCTCCTCAAAAGAAGCATTTTTGATTTTTTCGATACTTCCAAACTTTTGGAGCAAAGCTTTTCTTCTTCTCTCGCCAACATTTGGTATATCCTCCAGCACAGAGTGAAGCACTCTTTTGTCTCTTAAGCTTCTGTGGTAGGTTATTGCAAATCTATGAACTTCATCTTGAACTCTTGTAATAAGGTGCATAGCATTTGAGCTTGAGCGCATAAACACCTCATTATTATTATATATTAAACCTCTAGTATTGTGCTTGTCATCTTTAACCATACCGCAAACCGGTATATCTATGTTAAGACTTTGCAGCACCTCTAGAGCTATATTTACTTGACCTTTTCCACCATCCATCATAATTAAATCAGGAAATACGCAAAACTTTCCTGCGCTAAGCTCTAAGTTTCTTTCCTTAATTTTTTCAAGCTCCTCGAGTCCATGCTTAAAGCGCCTTGTTAGTATTTCTCTCATGCTGTCATAGTCGTTAGCGCCTATTACGGATTTTATCTTAAAGCGTCTGTAATCGCTGTTTTTAGCCTTGCCGCCTTCAAATACAATCATGCTTCCTACAGAGTCTACACCTTGAATATTTGAAATATCATAGGCTTCAATTCTAGTTGGAAGCTCCTCAAGCTCCAGTATTTCAGCAAGCTCCTTAAGAGCTGTTCTGTGGATTTCCTTATCCTGCTTAAGCTTGGTTTTAAACTGCTCCATAGTAAGCTTTGCATTTTTTGTTACCATTTCTAAAAGGTCTTTTTTATCGCCTCTTTGAGGAACCTTAATCCAAACCTTAGACTCTCTTCTCATAGTTAACCACTGCTCTAAAAGCTCAGAATCTTCAGCTTCAGGAACATAAATATTTTTAGGTATAAAGGCTGTTCCACTATAAAATTCTTTAATAAAGTCAGAAACTATTTCTCCCTTTTCGGTTCCTGCAGTGCTTTCAAGCATATAATGCTCTCTTCCAACTACTTTTCCATCTCTCAGGAAAAATACCATAGCACAAGTATCCATCTCGTCACTATATATGCTTATGAAATCCTCATCCTCGAAATTACCTATTATTATCTTTTGCTTCTCTACAATCTTTTCAACAGCTGTAATCTTATCTCTAAAGGCTGCTGCCTTTTCAAATTCAAGATTAATCGCTGCTTCTTCCATCTGCTGTCTTAAATCCTTTACTATATTCTTATCTTTACCCGATAATAAGTCTATAATATTTTGAACTGTCTTTCCATAGTTTTCTTTAGTATCCATAGCAGCACAAGGAGCACTGCAGAGCCCTATATGATAGTTAAGGCACGGTCTTGACTTAACTTCTCCTTCTTTTATGGACATCTTGCAGGTTCTTAGAGGAAATACTTTTTTAATCAAATCCAAGGTTTCATATACAGCACCGTAATCTGTATAGGGTCCAAAATATTTTGCTCCGTCCTTAGCATGTATTCTAGTCATGAACACTCTAGGGAAATCCTCATTAGTTGTTACCTTTATAAATGGATAGTGCTTATCATCCTTAAGCAATATGTTGTAACGAGGTCTGTATTTTTTAATAAGGTTGCACTCAAGTATAAGCGCTTCCATTTCCGAATCCGTAACTATATATTCAAACTCAGCTATGTTTTTAACCATAGCCTTAACCTTCTCAGAATGATTTTTAGAACTCTGGAAGTATTGTCTTACTCTATTTTTTAAAACCTTAGCTTTGCCAACATATATAACCTCGCCAAGGGAGTTCTTCATAAGATAAACTCCAGGCTTATCAGGCAAAATCTTAAGCTGATATTCAAAATCAAACATAGGTTTCCCTCCTGTATATCTCCGCAGCACATAATAATGTTAGAGCAGGCTGTAGGATAAAGACCTTAGGGCTTTGTGTGGAATATAATATTTGACTTGGTGATTCCTTTGCGTATGTTCTAAGGCTTGCGCTGCTTAAAAGCTAAGAGCCTCTAGGAATTCGCATAAACTATTTTTGCTTAAAAAGCTTTAAGTTCATAAACAACTTTAGTAACCTTAAGATGCTTTTGGTGAGCTCAGAAGAGAGACTCTAAGCTTTTAAGCAGCACTTCGCCAAGAACATGGGCAAAGCCCTCAATCAAGTTCAAATATTATTTTCCACACCTGCCCTGGTTCTTTATCCCCAGCCTATGTAGCTTTTGACTGTGCTTTAACTCTTTTAAACCGGTAGGTTTATAAATAATGCTACACTAAATATTTTCCATATATGTTAAACATAAAGCTGATGAATTATTGCGTTAGCAAGTTCTATTGTAATATATCTGCTTAGGGTCTATCTAGATATCTTCTTATCAAGATATCGCGATATCATGAA
The genomic region above belongs to Clostridium swellfunianum and contains:
- a CDS encoding chromate transporter; its protein translation is MVLLDIFITFFKIGLFSFGGGYAMLPLIQQEVTIAHAWITTTEFIDIVAISQITPGPIAINSATYIGFKVAGIIGSTVATLGVIMPSVIIMIIISRFFIKFKNNKYVEYAFLGLRPTTVGLVAAAAILVAYGSFIDYKSIIIFALAFFASYKYKIDPILLTILSGIAGYILY
- a CDS encoding DRTGG domain-containing protein, with translation MSKHEDIIKHILSLEVGAKISVRSIANDLGVSDGTAYRAIKDCDTMGIVTTIPRVGTVRVEKVEKKSIEALTYGEVVNIVDGTLVGGRDGVHKSLNKFIIGAMTLDMIPKYLSPNCLLIAGNREEVHRLALMNDCAVLITGGFGTSEEIKKLANEKGLPIISTTYDTFTTATMINKAMSENLIKKDIILVEDIMITEPVYLSDSDRIAHWKGLVAETKHERYPVVDKEMRVVGIITLKDMPINDIDDDDFISSYMTKNIITVTPKTTAAYTAHIMGWEGIELCPVVDGRKLIGVVSRHDVIKALQYISRQPQVGETIEDLLLKNFEFDERGEGMHFSGKIIPEMLDPIGTASWSALNMLLSTMGIMTLRQRNNINITVDSISTYFMRPVQVDSHIEIITEVIDMGRNFCKIEVSMTDNKGELIAKALMSAKVMKK
- the whiA gene encoding DNA-binding protein WhiA encodes the protein MSFSAKVKGEVCRIGELTREEAKSELAAVMKVSGTLSLGGNKQLSFRVTTENPSIARRMFKLLKQYFNIHTKLLVKKGNSFKKNNIYMVVISEDMGVRSLLKEMGVLSSSEGIISLDYGIPMELLKNDECKKAYIRGSFLGGGSISNPEKTYHLEFVTHHEEYAEQLSKIINSYSISSKVIQRKGSYIVYIKEGEQIVDLLNIIGAHSSLLELENVRIMKEMRNNVNRLVNCETANLSKTVNAAIRQVESIKLIQNEIGLQRLPKNLREIAELRLMYPDESLKELGDLLSPPVGKSGVNHRLRRIEKIADELRKEGL
- a CDS encoding gluconeogenesis factor YvcK family protein; the protein is MKSMDWLKPGIRVKRWILLGALGVLMIAFGLVEWVQHKLYSIYYISFYVFLIAAGTFVLYLAVNQGMRSFIFLINKGYINVSLDSRKLENLIYEKRLLVKGPKIVVIGGGTGLSTMLRGLKHYTSNITAVVTVADDGGGSGDLRQDLGILPPGDIRNCILALADTEPLMEQLLQYRFKSGRLENQSFGNLFLAAMDGISSNFEEAVQKMSSVLAVTGKVLPVTLDNVILKAKLKNGVIVEGESKIPDSVYENKSPIDRVFLEPGNARPLREAVQAIKEADAIILGPGSLYTSVIPNLLVEDIAKAVQKTKAVKIYVANVMTQPGETDDFGVEDHIKAIIKHGGAEIIDYVVVNVGRISKQLEERYLEEHSKLVTIDEKEVEAMNVKIIEGDFVSTKNGLVRHDPEKLAAILIETIMDKKLLFDRKKIIEYFYLSERLKESRGK
- the rapZ gene encoding RNase adapter RapZ, whose translation is MRFVIITGLSGAGKSQAIRCLEDLGYFCVDNLPATLIPKFADACSQTDGKIDKIALVIDIRGGKFFDDLFESLKYFNDQGFKYEILFLDANDETLIKRFKESRRKHPLAPDGRILNGITMERNRLKEVKDRANNIIDTTKLSTRELRDKLTAIYSEEGQIENELMVTVLSFGFKYGIPVDSDLVFDVRFLPNPFYIPELKPFSGNDKPVKDYVFSFEETNIFTDKLLDMVTFLFPHYLKEGKRQLIISIGCTGGRHRSVSIANETYQRLQNCGYKVNIDHRDIHEDINKGGVKL
- the hisC gene encoding histidinol-phosphate transaminase — protein: MGYCIREEVLGLERYVAGKPISEVKRELGLTEVIKLASNENPLGCSPKVKQALKEAIEEACLYPDASNYELKETIAKKLAVKSSQVFCGTGSDLLIRAICSTFISPGDESIMAEVTFSRYDAGTKLMGGKSVFVPMKNHGLDVDKMVDSITAKTKIIWFCNPNNPTGTIFRKEDLERIISRIPENVIFIMDEAYIEYVTDDQYPDSISLLDKYPNLIILRTFSKAYGLASLRCGYGIANEEFTNYLNTVIGPFDVNLFAQKAAVAALKDNEYLQLVYETNRQEKEKLYIEFKRLGLDYIETNANFIMAASKLDDKLVFNELLKRGIIIRPGYLLGMPGWMRITIGTEEQNKALIKALTEILNEQALEVAN
- the murB gene encoding UDP-N-acetylmuramate dehydrogenase produces the protein MNQYKEFSTKLYNILDINNIAIDEPMKNHTSFKVGGPADVLVTPQNYNQVVSVIKLCNENNIPYYIVGKGSNLLVRDGGLRGIVVKLTKLDNITVEGEKIVVQCGADLCKVSDAALENKLTGFEFACGIPGTVGGAVTMNAGAYNGEISQVIESSLVVDKSGNLLTLNKEELELGYRMSAIQKYEYTVLETTFKLVYGEYEKIKQRIDDLTKKREDKQPLEYPSAGSTFKRPEGYFTGKLIEESALKGFSLGGAQVSEKHGGFIINKDNATASDILNLIAHVQHTIKERYNIDLDTEVRIIGED
- a CDS encoding phosphatase — its product is MNYVIDTHTHTVASGHAYNTLLENIKYASDNGIEVLAATDHGPKMPGGPHIFYFSNLKVLPRQIYGVTLLKGCEANIIDFNGNLDIPDRLQKKMDIIIASLHDVCIEPGSREKNTNALIAAMKNPYVDIIGHCGNPAFPIYEEEVVKAAKEYKVLIEINNSSLPESGSRAGSLETCKKVARLCREYGVSITIGSDAHSCFQIGKFEHAHKLLMEVEMPEELIMNTKSGKILRYLKNKGKLEDLQLD
- the uvrC gene encoding excinuclease ABC subunit UvrC; translation: MFDFEYQLKILPDKPGVYLMKNSLGEVIYVGKAKVLKNRVRQYFQSSKNHSEKVKAMVKNIAEFEYIVTDSEMEALILECNLIKKYRPRYNILLKDDKHYPFIKVTTNEDFPRVFMTRIHAKDGAKYFGPYTDYGAVYETLDLIKKVFPLRTCKMSIKEGEVKSRPCLNYHIGLCSAPCAAMDTKENYGKTVQNIIDLLSGKDKNIVKDLRQQMEEAAINLEFEKAAAFRDKITAVEKIVEKQKIIIGNFEDEDFISIYSDEMDTCAMVFFLRDGKVVGREHYMLESTAGTEKGEIVSDFIKEFYSGTAFIPKNIYVPEAEDSELLEQWLTMRRESKVWIKVPQRGDKKDLLEMVTKNAKLTMEQFKTKLKQDKEIHRTALKELAEILELEELPTRIEAYDISNIQGVDSVGSMIVFEGGKAKNSDYRRFKIKSVIGANDYDSMREILTRRFKHGLEELEKIKERNLELSAGKFCVFPDLIMMDGGKGQVNIALEVLQSLNIDIPVCGMVKDDKHNTRGLIYNNNEVFMRSSSNAMHLITRVQDEVHRFAITYHRSLRDKRVLHSVLEDIPNVGERRRKALLQKFGSIEKIKNASFEELIETESIDKKAAQCIVDYFSKAKENN